The following proteins come from a genomic window of Denitromonas sp.:
- a CDS encoding antibiotic biosynthesis monooxygenase, which translates to MLAVIFEAIPAPDARHTYLDIAAALRPALETIDGFLSIERFESLSQPGKLLSLSFWRDEAAIARWRTLEAHRAAQATGRQRVFADYRLRVATVERDYGLTDRAQAPADSRAHHAG; encoded by the coding sequence ATGCTGGCCGTCATCTTCGAAGCCATCCCCGCGCCCGACGCGCGCCACACCTATCTGGACATCGCCGCCGCGCTGCGCCCGGCCCTCGAGACCATCGACGGCTTCCTCTCCATCGAGCGCTTCGAGAGCCTGAGCCAGCCCGGCAAACTGCTGTCGCTATCGTTCTGGCGCGACGAGGCAGCCATCGCGCGGTGGCGCACGCTCGAAGCCCATCGCGCGGCGCAGGCCACGGGCCGGCAGCGGGTATTTGCCGACTACCGGCTACGCGTGGCGACCGTGGAGCGCGACTATGGCCTGACCGACCGCGCGCAGGCGCCGGCCGATTCCCGGGCGCATCACGCCGGCTGA
- a CDS encoding NIPSNAP family protein, which produces MLTCFIRYQLDPFQREAFQIYAENWGRVIPRCGGHLLGYFLPHEGTNDIAWGLIGFDSLAAYERYRARLRDDAEGRANFAFAQAKRFILREERSFLDTVASTFCQPPQQAA; this is translated from the coding sequence ATGCTCACCTGTTTCATCCGCTACCAGCTCGACCCTTTCCAGCGCGAGGCCTTCCAGATCTATGCAGAAAACTGGGGCCGCGTCATCCCGCGCTGCGGCGGCCACCTGCTCGGCTACTTTCTGCCGCACGAGGGCACCAACGACATTGCCTGGGGCCTGATCGGCTTCGACAGCCTGGCTGCCTACGAACGCTACCGCGCACGCTTGCGCGACGACGCCGAGGGGCGTGCCAACTTTGCCTTCGCGCAGGCGAAGCGCTTCATCCTGCGCGAAGAACGCAGCTTTCTCGACACCGTGGCAAGCACCTTCTGCCAACCCCCGCAGCAGGCGGCCTGA
- a CDS encoding winged helix-turn-helix domain-containing protein produces MKDGPNIARIAALIGDPARADILTALMADRALTATELAGIAGVTKQTVSAHLAKLVDARLIEVAAQGRHRYFRLAGRDVAQLLESLMGVAFRTGAVRLRSSPREPALRKARVCYDHLAGELAVAAFEAMLMRGWFIARIGELDLTDTGRAELARLGIDVSSPASGRRPACRMCLDWGERRHHLAGAVGAAVLQHVLDAGWARRLPDSRVVAFNPWGEKAFREVFLLD; encoded by the coding sequence ATGAAAGACGGCCCCAACATTGCCCGCATTGCCGCGCTCATTGGCGACCCCGCGCGCGCCGACATTCTCACCGCGCTGATGGCCGACCGCGCGCTGACCGCCACCGAGCTGGCGGGGATTGCCGGCGTCACCAAGCAGACCGTCAGCGCGCATCTGGCCAAGCTGGTCGATGCCCGGCTGATCGAGGTGGCGGCGCAGGGGCGGCACCGTTATTTCCGCCTCGCCGGGCGGGATGTGGCGCAGCTGCTCGAATCGTTGATGGGCGTGGCCTTTCGCACCGGCGCCGTGCGCCTGCGCTCGAGTCCGCGCGAACCGGCGCTGCGCAAGGCCCGGGTGTGCTACGACCACCTCGCCGGCGAGCTGGCGGTGGCGGCCTTTGAGGCCATGTTGATGCGCGGCTGGTTTATTGCCCGCATCGGTGAGTTGGACCTGACCGACACCGGGCGGGCAGAGCTGGCGCGGCTCGGCATCGATGTGTCGTCACCGGCATCGGGTCGCCGCCCGGCCTGCCGCATGTGCCTGGACTGGGGCGAACGCCGCCACCACCTCGCCGGTGCCGTCGGCGCCGCCGTGCTGCAGCATGTACTTGATGCCGGCTGGGCCCGGCGCCTGCCCGATAGCCGGGTGGTGGCCTTCAACCCGTGGGGCGAAAAGGCGTTTCGCGAGGTGTTTCTGCTGGACTGA
- the fliN gene encoding flagellar motor switch protein FliN, whose product MADTDTDENQVSDDDWAAAMEEQSDAEAKPAAEADDDPWAAAMQEQAAADLAAAAAEGESPYQAKPASQLFPDFGAERSGAGGNNDLDMILDIPVQITVELGRTKLSIRNLLQLAHGSVVELDGLAGEPMDVLVNGTLIAQGEVVVVNEKFGIRLTDIITPAERMRKLRH is encoded by the coding sequence ATGGCTGATACCGACACCGACGAAAACCAGGTCTCCGACGACGATTGGGCCGCGGCCATGGAAGAACAGTCCGACGCCGAAGCCAAACCCGCGGCCGAGGCCGACGATGACCCCTGGGCCGCCGCCATGCAGGAACAGGCCGCCGCCGACCTCGCCGCCGCCGCGGCCGAAGGCGAGTCGCCCTACCAGGCCAAACCCGCCAGCCAGCTCTTCCCCGACTTCGGGGCCGAGCGCAGCGGCGCGGGCGGCAACAACGACCTCGACATGATCCTCGACATCCCCGTCCAGATCACCGTCGAGCTCGGCCGCACCAAGCTGTCCATCCGCAACCTGTTGCAGCTCGCCCACGGCTCCGTCGTCGAACTCGACGGCCTCGCCGGCGAACCGATGGACGTGCTGGTCAACGGCACGCTCATCGCGCAGGGTGAGGTGGTGGTGGTGAACGAAAAATTCGGCATCCGCCTCACCGACATCATCACCCCCGCCGAGCGCATGCGAAAACTGCGTCACTGA
- the fliM gene encoding flagellar motor switch protein FliM translates to MSSDFLSQDEVDALLRGVTGEVEETDADEDDGSGVRAYNLGTQERIVRGRMPTMELINERFARYLRIGLFNYMHRNAEISVGTIKVQKYSEFVRNLVVPTNLNLVTAKPLRGTGLIVFDPNLVFLVVDNMFGGDGRFHTRVEGRDFTATEQRIIMGMLNTVFAEYERAWAPVYALKLEYLRSEMNSQFANIATPSEIVVSTVFSLELGGAQADMHICFPYSMLEPIRETLYSTMQSDHITQDKRWIGTMTRQLKTAEVKLTCNLGHATVSLRDIVNMRVGDVIPLDVEELIRAEVDGVPVLEGHYGVHNGQYAIKVERMISSDENTDTLPSGAHNG, encoded by the coding sequence ATGTCATCGGATTTTCTCTCCCAGGACGAAGTCGACGCGCTGCTGCGCGGCGTCACCGGGGAAGTCGAGGAAACCGACGCCGACGAAGACGACGGCAGCGGCGTTCGTGCCTACAACCTGGGCACGCAGGAGCGCATCGTGCGTGGGCGCATGCCCACCATGGAGCTCATCAACGAGCGCTTCGCCCGCTACCTGCGCATCGGGCTGTTCAACTACATGCACCGCAACGCCGAGATCTCCGTCGGCACGATCAAGGTGCAGAAATACAGCGAGTTCGTGCGCAACCTGGTGGTGCCCACCAACCTCAACCTGGTCACCGCCAAACCGCTGCGCGGCACCGGCCTCATCGTGTTCGACCCGAACTTGGTGTTCCTGGTGGTCGACAACATGTTCGGCGGCGACGGGCGCTTCCACACCCGGGTCGAGGGGCGCGACTTCACCGCCACCGAGCAGCGCATCATCATGGGCATGCTCAACACCGTGTTCGCCGAATACGAGCGCGCGTGGGCGCCGGTGTATGCCCTCAAGCTCGAGTACCTGCGCTCGGAGATGAACTCGCAGTTCGCCAACATCGCCACGCCCTCCGAGATCGTGGTGTCGACCGTGTTCTCGCTCGAACTCGGCGGCGCGCAGGCCGACATGCACATCTGTTTCCCCTACTCCATGCTCGAGCCGATCCGCGAGACGCTCTACTCGACCATGCAGAGCGATCACATCACGCAGGACAAGCGCTGGATCGGCACCATGACCCGCCAGCTGAAGACGGCGGAGGTCAAGCTCACCTGCAACCTCGGGCATGCCACCGTCAGCCTGCGCGACATCGTCAACATGCGCGTCGGCGATGTCATCCCCCTCGACGTGGAAGAGTTGATCCGGGCCGAAGTCGACGGCGTCCCCGTGCTGGAAGGCCACTACGGTGTCCACAACGGCCAGTACGCCATCAAGGTCGAACGGATGATCTCCTCCGACGAAAACACCGACACCCTGCCATCGGGAGCACACAATGGCTGA
- a CDS encoding flagellar basal body-associated FliL family protein produces MSKAPATPPAEGEAPPKKSKKLLIIILVVVLLLVIAGGAAAFLLLNKKKADHGDEAHEPEAPKLTVDTSKPPTFVNLDPFTVNLAPAEGSHYLQVVLVLKVVDQTVADQLKVYMPEIRHEVNLLLSSKLPSEIATVEGREALAEEIMIRTNYVLGFDKPRDSDRRRDKSPWGPVMSVLFNSLIVQ; encoded by the coding sequence ATGTCGAAAGCCCCGGCCACGCCGCCCGCGGAAGGTGAAGCCCCCCCCAAGAAGAGCAAGAAGCTGCTGATCATCATTCTCGTGGTGGTGCTGCTCCTCGTCATCGCCGGCGGTGCCGCAGCCTTCCTGCTGCTGAACAAGAAAAAGGCCGACCACGGCGACGAGGCCCACGAACCCGAGGCGCCCAAGCTGACCGTCGACACCTCGAAGCCGCCGACCTTCGTCAACCTCGACCCGTTCACGGTCAACCTCGCCCCGGCCGAAGGCAGCCACTACCTGCAGGTGGTGCTGGTGCTCAAGGTGGTCGACCAGACCGTGGCCGACCAGCTCAAGGTGTACATGCCGGAGATCCGCCACGAGGTGAACCTGCTGCTCTCGAGCAAGCTGCCCTCGGAGATCGCCACCGTCGAAGGCCGCGAGGCACTGGCCGAAGAGATCATGATCCGCACCAACTACGTGCTGGGTTTCGACAAACCGCGCGACAGCGACCGTCGGCGTGACAAGAGCCCATGGGGGCCGGTCATGTCCGTGCTGTTCAACTCGCTGATCGTGCAGTAA
- a CDS encoding flagellar hook-length control protein FliK — protein sequence MANSSLSQLLTASSARNGSVRERSRAEAQTDTFSRTLDQKMSAPERPAERPVDRSAERQTQSSQAAQAPQRQSAPARGRQADAPAKPAQRPAEKTAEAPADGTSPAATKAATTAEATPAEAAEQTASADAALVTATDTAADAAAAVLAATPAALAAATANPAAATTATAASAADATTQAAQTRQARGSASDLLGQKGHGGAAQTGQQTTGLTAPAPEDTGAAISTAKARPTNFAELLAANTAARGTPAPALGADAPAAGNTTAPGLNTAMTGIQVPAADRPQATQAALPMHIHTPADDATWGDAVGNRVMWLVGRNESKAELILTPPHLGKLEISLTVTGDTTTAQFTAATPAAREALEQAMPRLREMLEQAGVTLADSNVNTAARDGRDDTGQHGHRHAGGTRGADLPQENLMSRSGPWLMRGEGMIDTFA from the coding sequence ATGGCGAATTCCTCCCTGTCGCAACTGCTCACCGCCAGCTCGGCCCGCAACGGCTCGGTGCGCGAACGCAGCCGCGCCGAGGCACAAACAGATACGTTCTCCCGCACCCTCGACCAGAAAATGAGCGCCCCGGAACGCCCGGCCGAGCGCCCTGTCGATCGCAGCGCCGAACGGCAAACCCAGTCATCACAAGCCGCCCAGGCGCCCCAGCGCCAGAGCGCGCCCGCCCGGGGCCGGCAGGCCGACGCGCCGGCCAAGCCAGCGCAGCGCCCGGCCGAGAAGACCGCCGAGGCACCAGCCGACGGAACGTCCCCCGCCGCCACCAAAGCTGCAACAACCGCTGAAGCGACACCGGCCGAAGCCGCCGAGCAAACCGCCAGCGCCGACGCCGCACTCGTCACGGCAACCGACACCGCGGCCGACGCCGCCGCGGCAGTGCTTGCCGCCACACCGGCAGCCCTTGCCGCCGCCACGGCAAACCCGGCCGCCGCCACAACCGCAACGGCGGCCAGCGCTGCCGATGCCACGACACAAGCCGCCCAGACACGCCAGGCGCGTGGCAGCGCGTCCGACCTGCTCGGCCAGAAGGGCCACGGCGGCGCGGCCCAAACCGGCCAGCAAACCACCGGCCTGACCGCGCCCGCCCCGGAAGACACCGGCGCCGCCATCAGCACGGCCAAGGCCCGGCCCACCAATTTTGCCGAGCTGCTGGCCGCCAACACCGCCGCTCGCGGCACACCGGCACCGGCCCTCGGCGCCGACGCGCCGGCCGCCGGCAACACCACCGCGCCCGGCCTGAACACCGCCATGACCGGCATCCAGGTGCCCGCTGCCGACCGGCCGCAGGCCACGCAGGCGGCCCTGCCGATGCACATCCACACCCCGGCCGACGATGCCACCTGGGGCGACGCCGTCGGCAACCGGGTGATGTGGCTGGTCGGGCGCAACGAAAGCAAGGCCGAGCTGATCCTCACGCCGCCACATCTGGGCAAGCTCGAGATCTCGCTCACCGTTACCGGCGACACCACCACGGCGCAATTCACCGCCGCCACGCCGGCCGCGCGTGAAGCCCTCGAACAAGCCATGCCGCGCCTGCGCGAGATGCTCGAACAAGCCGGCGTGACGCTCGCCGACAGCAACGTCAACACCGCCGCCCGCGACGGTCGCGACGACACCGGACAACACGGCCACCGGCATGCCGGCGGCACCCGCGGCGCCGATTTGCCGCAAGAGAACTTGATGTCGCGCAGCGGCCCCTGGCTGATGCGCGGCGAAGGAATGATCGACACATTCGCCTGA
- the fliJ gene encoding flagellar export protein FliJ: protein MSKTFPLQPLLDLANNRMDGAARRLGELIAGETEDCRKLELLENYRAEYQQRFQEACREGIGPDAWRNFSLFISKLDNAIAAQRAVVEQARKSTAHGQKAWLDQRNKVKAFDTLSQRHEAKEARVESRREQRVTDEHASKQFRDRHSDS, encoded by the coding sequence ATGAGCAAGACGTTTCCGTTGCAGCCCCTGCTGGACCTGGCCAACAACCGCATGGATGGCGCCGCGCGCCGTCTGGGTGAGTTGATTGCCGGTGAAACCGAGGACTGTCGAAAACTCGAACTGCTCGAAAACTATCGCGCCGAATACCAGCAGCGCTTCCAGGAAGCCTGCCGGGAAGGCATCGGGCCAGACGCCTGGCGAAACTTCAGCTTGTTCATCAGCAAGCTGGACAACGCCATCGCCGCCCAGCGCGCAGTAGTCGAGCAGGCACGCAAAAGCACCGCCCATGGCCAGAAGGCCTGGCTCGATCAGCGCAACAAGGTCAAGGCCTTCGACACGCTGTCGCAACGCCACGAGGCGAAAGAAGCGCGCGTCGAGTCCCGGCGCGAGCAACGCGTGACCGACGAGCACGCCAGCAAGCAGTTTCGGGATCGCCACTCGGACAGTTGA
- the fliI gene encoding flagellar protein export ATPase FliI, translating into MDRHTDTWRQVLADGKRLAATNSPFQLSGRLTRINGLVMEAAGLKLPLGSGCRIVVPGGGSVEAEVVGFHGERIFMMPTDDIFGLAPGAQVLPMEPVQPRLIAGQRTVPRRRASDRAKHLPIDDSLLGRVVDGAGRPLDGLGPIETEDTRSLQSRPVNPLQRAPISQSLDVGIRAINALLTVGRGQRMGLFAGSGVGKSVLIGMMARYTKADVIVVGLIGERGREVKEFIEQNLGAEGRARSVVVAAPADTSPLMRLQGAAYATTIAEYFRDQGKQVLLIMDSLTRYAMAQREIALAIGEPPVTRGYPPSVFARLPALVERAGNGPEDGGSITAFYTVLTEGDDQQDPIADSARAILDGHIVLSRSLADQGHYPAIDIEQSISRAMHNLVKPTHFEQVRRFKQLFSRYQRSRDLIAVGAYQAGADPVLDQAVEAYPALEAFLQQAIDEREGFDTAVANLHTLFGAEV; encoded by the coding sequence ATGGACCGCCATACCGACACCTGGCGCCAGGTCCTCGCCGACGGCAAACGCCTGGCCGCCACCAACAGCCCCTTCCAGCTCTCCGGCCGGCTCACCCGCATCAACGGGCTGGTCATGGAGGCCGCCGGCCTCAAGCTGCCACTCGGCTCGGGCTGCCGCATCGTGGTGCCCGGCGGCGGCTCGGTCGAGGCCGAGGTGGTCGGCTTCCACGGCGAGCGCATTTTCATGATGCCGACCGATGACATCTTCGGCCTCGCCCCCGGCGCACAGGTGCTGCCGATGGAACCCGTGCAGCCGCGGCTCATCGCCGGCCAGCGCACCGTGCCGCGCCGCCGCGCCTCCGACCGCGCCAAGCACCTGCCCATCGACGACTCCCTGCTCGGCCGCGTGGTCGACGGCGCCGGCCGGCCGCTCGACGGCCTCGGTCCCATCGAGACCGAAGACACCCGTTCGCTGCAAAGCCGGCCGGTCAACCCGCTGCAACGCGCCCCGATCAGCCAGTCGCTCGACGTCGGCATTCGCGCCATCAACGCCCTGCTCACCGTCGGCCGTGGCCAGCGGATGGGTCTGTTCGCCGGCTCCGGCGTTGGCAAATCGGTGCTCATCGGCATGATGGCCCGCTACACCAAGGCCGACGTGATCGTCGTCGGGCTGATCGGCGAACGGGGTCGCGAGGTGAAGGAATTCATCGAGCAAAACCTCGGCGCCGAAGGCCGCGCCCGCTCGGTGGTGGTCGCCGCCCCGGCCGACACCAGCCCGCTGATGCGCCTGCAAGGCGCCGCCTACGCCACCACCATCGCCGAATACTTCCGCGACCAGGGCAAGCAGGTGCTGCTGATCATGGACTCACTCACCCGCTACGCCATGGCCCAGCGCGAAATCGCACTGGCCATCGGCGAGCCGCCGGTCACCCGCGGCTACCCGCCCTCGGTGTTTGCCCGCCTGCCGGCGCTGGTCGAACGCGCCGGCAACGGACCCGAAGACGGCGGCTCTATCACCGCCTTCTACACCGTGCTCACCGAAGGCGACGACCAGCAAGACCCCATCGCCGATTCGGCGCGCGCCATTCTCGACGGCCACATCGTGCTGTCACGCTCGCTCGCCGACCAGGGCCACTACCCGGCCATCGACATCGAGCAGTCAATCAGCCGCGCCATGCACAACCTGGTCAAGCCCACGCATTTCGAGCAGGTGCGCCGTTTCAAGCAGTTGTTCTCGCGCTACCAGCGCTCACGCGACCTGATCGCCGTCGGCGCCTACCAGGCCGGCGCCGACCCGGTGCTCGACCAGGCCGTCGAGGCCTATCCGGCCCTCGAAGCCTTCCTCCAGCAAGCGATCGACGAACGCGAAGGCTTCGACACCGCCGTTGCAAACTTGCACACACTGTTTGGCGCTGAAGTGTGA
- a CDS encoding flagellar assembly protein FliH, with the protein MSFDRHQAVGAYRRWEPPRFDAPEPEPVPEPAPTPPPSAEPPPAPAPEEPAFKLPTADDIERIHDAAHKDGYAAGYEEGTARGRMEALQIHTLVENLDTALKQIDQDVAEEIVALAMEIAGQMVKRSLAAHPENIVDLVREALQQLPQARARIHVHPDDAALLRDHLGEQISHHEHRIHEDDSLTRGGCTIEAEGATIDATVQTRWRRIMETMNADDTRWDPKD; encoded by the coding sequence GTGAGCTTTGACCGCCACCAGGCCGTGGGCGCCTACCGCCGCTGGGAGCCGCCGCGTTTCGACGCCCCCGAGCCCGAACCGGTGCCCGAGCCGGCCCCCACACCACCACCGTCGGCCGAACCGCCGCCGGCGCCAGCCCCCGAAGAGCCGGCCTTCAAGCTGCCCACCGCCGACGACATCGAGCGCATCCACGACGCCGCCCACAAGGACGGTTATGCCGCCGGCTACGAAGAAGGCACGGCGCGCGGGCGCATGGAGGCGCTGCAGATCCACACCCTGGTCGAAAACCTCGATACCGCCCTCAAGCAGATCGACCAGGACGTGGCCGAGGAGATCGTCGCGCTGGCCATGGAAATTGCCGGCCAGATGGTCAAGCGCAGCCTCGCCGCCCATCCGGAGAACATCGTCGACCTGGTGCGCGAAGCGCTCCAGCAACTGCCGCAGGCGCGCGCCCGCATCCATGTGCACCCGGACGACGCCGCCCTGCTGCGCGACCACCTCGGCGAGCAGATCAGCCACCACGAGCACCGTATCCATGAAGACGACAGCCTCACCCGCGGCGGCTGCACCATCGAGGCCGAAGGCGCCACCATCGACGCCACGGTGCAGACCCGCTGGCGGCGCATCATGGAGACCATGAACGCCGACGACACCCGCTGGGATCCCAAAGACTGA
- the fliG gene encoding flagellar motor switch protein FliG: MSPEEGLEKSALLLLSLGSDEAAEVLKFLGPKEVQKLGMAMAKLPSHPRSKVEPLLDELETHCEQGSPVEADEEQIRAMLTKALGDDRAAHIISRVLQGSDTAGIESLKWMDAATAADLIKNEHPQIIATILVHLENDQAGEILKNFTDRLRNDVLLRIATLDGVQPTALKELNDTLTRTLSGASNVKKAAMGGVRHAADILNFVGAAAETAIIDNVREYDPDLAQKILDEMFVFDNLMDIDDRGIQTLLREVQSDSLVVALKGAQAELREKIFKNMSQRAAEMLREDLESRGPVRLSEVEGEQKEILKIVRRLAEEGQIMLGGKGGDDAFV, translated from the coding sequence ATGAGCCCCGAAGAAGGCCTGGAAAAAAGCGCCCTGCTGCTGCTCTCGCTCGGCTCGGACGAAGCGGCCGAGGTGCTCAAGTTCCTCGGTCCCAAGGAGGTGCAGAAGCTCGGCATGGCGATGGCCAAGCTGCCCTCGCATCCGCGCAGCAAGGTCGAACCGCTGCTCGACGAGTTGGAAACGCATTGCGAACAAGGCTCGCCGGTCGAGGCCGACGAGGAGCAGATCCGCGCCATGCTCACCAAAGCCCTGGGCGACGACCGCGCCGCGCACATCATCTCGCGCGTGCTGCAGGGTTCGGACACCGCCGGCATCGAAAGCCTCAAGTGGATGGACGCGGCCACCGCCGCCGACCTGATCAAGAACGAGCACCCGCAGATCATCGCCACCATTCTGGTGCACCTGGAAAACGACCAGGCCGGCGAGATCCTCAAGAACTTCACCGACCGCCTGCGCAACGACGTGCTGCTGCGCATCGCCACCCTCGACGGCGTGCAGCCAACGGCCCTCAAGGAGCTCAACGACACCCTCACCCGCACGCTGTCGGGCGCCTCCAACGTCAAGAAGGCCGCCATGGGCGGGGTGCGCCACGCGGCGGACATCCTCAACTTCGTCGGCGCCGCAGCGGAGACGGCGATCATCGACAACGTGCGCGAATACGATCCCGACCTGGCACAGAAGATCCTCGACGAGATGTTCGTCTTCGACAACCTGATGGACATCGACGACCGCGGCATCCAGACCCTGCTGCGCGAGGTGCAGTCCGACTCGCTGGTGGTGGCGCTCAAGGGCGCCCAGGCCGAGCTGCGCGAAAAGATCTTCAAGAACATGTCGCAGCGCGCCGCCGAGATGCTGCGCGAAGACCTCGAGTCGCGCGGGCCGGTGCGCCTGTCCGAGGTCGAGGGCGAGCAGAAGGAAATCCTCAAGATCGTGCGCCGCCTGGCCGAGGAAGGCCAGATCATGCTCGGCGGCAAGGGCGGCGACGATGCCTTCGTCTAA